Genomic window (Candidatus Cloacimonadota bacterium):
CTCATATCCGTAGTGCAGGGCGGCCAGCCCGCCGGTGATGGCGCCGGTGGTGTCCGCGTCGTCCCCCAGGTTCACCGCTTTCAAAACCGCTGCGGCAAAGTCATCCGTGGTCAGCAAACACCAGATGCTCGCTTCCAGGCTGGCCACCACGTAGCCGCCGGAATCGATCTCCGCCTCTGCCAGGCTGGCCAGGCCGGGCTCCAGCAATCGGTTCAGGGCCTGGAACTCCTTGGTGTGGCAGGCCAGGCGGGTCATCAGTTCAGCGGTATCAGTTCGGGCTTGTTCATAGGCCAGGAACTTGTCGGTCCCGCCGCTGATCCCTTCCGCCATGTTCAGGTAAAGGAAGCAGCACAGGGCGGACCTGATGTGCGGATGGGTGAGGTTTCCGGCTTGGCGGACAAGCCTGAACTGCTCTTCGGGGTCTTTTCCGCTGATCGCCACAACCAGGGGCAGGATGCGCATCAGGCTGCCGTTGCCGTTGCTGTATTCGTCGGAATCATCGGCCAGGTCTTCCAGCCGGTCGGTTTCGCCCGCCCTAAGGATCTTCCGGAGGTCGGCCAGCCTCCTTGTGGTCTGGATCCCCACGTCGAAAGCGCGGTCGCGGGCCGACATGTAACCCTGGTCCAGCCAGGCGAGGAACCTCCGGGCCTGGTCCTGGAGGTCAAAGCCCTTCGCCAGGCTTTCCGCCAAACACAGCGTCAGCGAGGTGTCATCGGACCATAGCCCCCTCAGTTCTTCGCCCCAGGAGCGGATCTGC
Coding sequences:
- a CDS encoding ADP-ribosylglycohydrolase family protein, with amino-acid sequence MKQANSSELMRAILTGVAVGDALGFPAQFEPRSEREARPVVGMGDFRGEGGQIRSWGEELRGLWSDDTSLTLCLAESLAKGFDLQDQARRFLAWLDQGYMSARDRAFDVGIQTTRRLADLRKILRAGETDRLEDLADDSDEYSNGNGSLMRILPLVVAISGKDPEEQFRLVRQAGNLTHPHIRSALCCFLYLNMAEGISGGTDKFLAYEQARTDTAELMTRLACHTKEFQALNRLLEPGLASLAEAEIDSGGYVVASLEASIWCLLTTDDFAAAVLKAVNLGDDADTTGAITGGLAALHYGYEAIPTEWIASLKKPELFAAVISKFQIASGAAALPASPATPS